One genomic segment of Clavelina lepadiformis chromosome 3, kaClaLepa1.1, whole genome shotgun sequence includes these proteins:
- the LOC143449404 gene encoding microfibril-associated glycoprotein 4-like: protein MREMILLLSLACYVMMTYSQQCRQDLTTVCNDDVINSTMLKGDKGDVGKSGLPGAKGNPGAKGELGGVGEKGMQGESCALGSLGTDIVTRLAKIEELLTRPISTALATTTVSTTTTSSITTCSTSSSNGPHTLTSGVEVYCEDEWTIFQRRIDGSVDFGRQWDDYANGFGQIDGEFWLGLDNIHEMTRRRGCRLKIELWDFDGNQRHAHYSSFSIKSAKNLYRLRVSGYSGNAGDSLGYHNGLPFSTEGSDNDSFNDINCATHYGGSQGWWFRSCLYSALNGVWMRQSSGRAHGIIWYYWKGYDEPLKETKMKLRCD, encoded by the exons ACTGTCTGtaacgatgacgtcatcaactcAACCATGCTGAAAGGAGACAAAGGTGATGTCGGAAAATCGGGACTTCCGGGAGCTAAGGGGAATCCAGGAGCCAAAGGAGAGCTCGGAGGAGTCGGTGAGAAGGGGATGCAAGGAGAATCGTGCGCTCTGGGGTCGCTAGGGACCGACATAGTAACCAGACTGGCAA AAATCGAGGAGCTTCTTACACGTCCCATTAGCACGGCCTTGGCTACTACCACTGTTAGCACGACAACAACATCTAGTATTACGACATGTTCTACGTCATCAAGCAACGGACCCCACACTTTGACGAGTGGTGTTGAAGTTTACTGCGAGGATGAATGGACG ATTTTTCAAAGACGGATTGACGGAAGTGTTGATTTCGGGCGACAATGGGACGATTACGCAAACGGTTTTGGCCAGATTGATGGGGAATTTTGGCTTG GACTCGACAACATCCACGAGATGACGCGTAGAAGGGGATGTAGACTCAAGATAGAGCTGTGGGATTTCGATGGAAACCAACGTCACGCCCATTATAG ctcGTTTTCGATCAAATCTGCTAAAAATTTATATCGGCTTCGTGTTTCCGGATACAGCGGAAATGCAGGAGACAGTTTAGGATATCACAATGGTCTCCCATTTTCGACGGAAGGTAGCGACAACGATTCCTTCAA TGACATAAACTGCGCAACTCACTATGGAGGAAGTCAAGGATGGTGGTTTAGATCATGCCTCTATTCAGCGCTCAATGGAGTCTGGATGCGTCAATCAAGTGGACGAGCTCATGGAATTATTTGGTATTATTGGAAGGGATACGATGAACCtcttaaagaaactaaaatgaaacttcgtTGCGACTGA
- the LOC143448762 gene encoding uncharacterized protein LOC143448762 isoform X2: protein MSHSKLLPSYEASDFLTSWNDLDLLGSGAFAAVRKCYHKKFGPIAVKCFGIPGALDDLQEFIEKNSREAKVLSRIQHKNIVQVHGMLQWSNFLGIVIDFMDGGNLKDLLHERKIPNGLPWRLRLRIILEIVDALSYLHFYKSRKAIIHGDLKPENILLSLDLRVKLGDFGSAHFAAAVGASQMTVDIPKNRQHSVLYTAPEFLDNANLPRHPSMDIYSLAIVIYEVMTCVSAYDGAAIPLGTLIHLIIATDQRPNERVLTATKSELRSKGDKDDCSILDILEDVMKRCWKKQPVERPAIDTVQQDLNKIFQTIDARSIVMDVANVLQSFPPTSMRDHSVPLVPLSQFTFPFQNSLRPPQDNEICLEMAETEPKFIVMIGGWKTRDMVRKYCPETNTFFNLPNLTIGRWHLCAASVNNRVLAIGGKTEGDVPTDSMECLNLDDDEPAWVMKSPMHDKRYHAASAVLRGLVYVCGGWDDMKICLSSMEFYNYITDQWTKAGSMKVCREGHSVVSTQGKLYILGGYDGTKRLTSLECHDITNNEVAYVRPLHEQSSHHASAYLNGKIYTMGGLDGDLTFLRRVLCYHCASDKWLYDVTSMKENRVSLSSCCIDGKLYAAGGRSYGRSMTTIERYAEAINKWEIVAEMNDEWYRFAMVTV, encoded by the exons atgtctCATTCGAAACTGCTTCCATCATATGAAGCTTCTGACTTTTTAACGAGCTGGAATGACTTGGATTTATTAGGAAGTGGTGCGTTTGCAGCTGTTCGAAAGTGCTATCACAAAAAGTTTGGGCCTATTGCGGTAAAATGCTTTGGAATTCCCGGTGCTTTGGATGATTTACAAGAATTTATTGAAAA AAATTCGCGAGAGGCAAAAGTTCTCAGTCGAATTCAACATAAAAACATCGTTCAAGTGCATGGCATGCTTCAGTGGTCAAATTTTCTCGGAATTGTTATAGATTTTATGGACGGGGGCAACCTAAAAGATTTACTGCACGAAAGAAAAATACCAAATGGACTTCCATGGCGTTTGAGACTTCGTATAATTTTGGAGATTGTTGATGCGCTTTCTTATCtgcatttttataaaagtagAAAGGCCATCATTCATGGAGATCTAAAACCAGAAAATATATTGCTTTCTTTGGATTTGAGAGTAAAACTTGGTGATTTTGGTTCAGCACATTTTGCAGCTGCTGTTGGAGCATCTCAAATGACGGTCGATATACCAAAGAACAGGCAGCATTCTGTTCTTTACACTGCACCTGAGTTCTTGGATAACGCAAACTTACCTCGACACCCATCTATGGATATATACAG CTTGGCGATTGTGATTTACGAAGTGATGACATGTGTTTCTGCATATGACGGTGCAGCAATCCCACTCGGTACTCTCATTCACCTGATCATTGCAACCGACCAAAGACCAAATGAGCGGGTGTTGACAGCTACAAAAAGTGAATTGCGGTCGAAGGGTGATAAAGACGACTGCTCAATACTGGATATCTTGGAAGATGTTATGAAAAGATGTTGGAAAAAACAACCGGTTGAACGTCCCGCGATTGACACAG TGCAACAGGAtcttaacaaaatttttcaaaccaTTGATGCTCGAAGTATTGTCATGGATGTTGCAAATGTCCTTCAGAGCTTTCCCCCAACTTCAATGCGTGACCATTCTGTGCCTTTAGTCCCTTTGAGCCAATTTACTTTTCCATTTCAAAATAGCCTCCGACCTCCACAGGACAATGAAATTTGCTTGGAAATGGCTGAAA CGGAACCTAAGTTTATTGTGATGATTGGAGGATGGAAAACTCGTGATATGGTTCGGAAATATTGCCCAGAAACTAACACATTTTTCAATCTTCCT AATCTGACTATTGGTCGATGGCACTTGTGTGCTGCATCAGTCAACAACAGAGTCCTGGCCATTGGTGGCAAAACGGAAGGAGATGTACCGACAGACTCTATGGAGTGTTTGAACCTGGATGATGATGAACCGGCCTGGGTGATGAAGTCTCCGATGCATGACAAACGTTATCATGCTGCATCTGCAGTTTTAAGAG GTTTAGTGTATGTTTGTGGTGGTTGGGATGACATGAAGATATGCCTTTCATCCATGGAATTCTACAATTACATCACTGACCAGTGGACCAAAGCGGGAAGCATGAAAGTATGTCGAGAAGGTCACTCTGTTGTTTCAACACAAG GCAAACTGTACATCTTGGGTGGATATGACGGAACAAAGCGTCTTACATCATTGGAATGCCATGACATCACAAATAATGAAGTTGCTTATGTTAGGCCTCTACACGAACAGAGCTCGCACCATGCATCAGCTTACTTGAATGGCAAAATCTATACAATGG GTGGACTGGATGgtgatttaacttttttgcgACGTGTGCTCTGCTACCATTGTGCAAGTGACAAGTGGTTATATGATGTCACTTCTATGAAGGAAAACAGGGTTTCGCTTTCTAGTTGCTGCATTGATGGAAAGCTATACGCTGCTGGCGG
- the LOC143448762 gene encoding receptor-interacting serine/threonine-protein kinase 1-like isoform X3, producing the protein MSHSKLLPSYEASDFLTSWNDLDLLGSGAFAAVRKCYHKKFGPIAVKCFGIPGALDDLQEFIEKNSREAKVLSRIQHKNIVQVHGMLQWSNFLGIVIDFMDGGNLKDLLHERKIPNGLPWRLRLRIILEIVDALSYLHFYKSRKAIIHGDLKPENILLSLDLRVKLGDFGSAHFAAAVGASQMTVDIPKNRQHSVLYTAPEFLDNANLPRHPSMDIYSLAIVIYEVMTCVSAYDGAAIPLGTLIHLIIATDQRPNERVLTATKSELRSKGDKDDCSILDILEDVMKRCWKKQPVERPAIDTVQQDLNKIFQTIDARSIVMDVANVLQSFPPTSMRDHSVPLVPLSQFTFPFQNSLRPPQDNEICLEMAETEPKFIVMIGGWKTRDMVRKYCPETNTFFNLPNLTIGRWHLCAASVNNRVLAIGGKTEGDVPTDSMECLNLDDDEPAWVMKSPMHDKRYHAASAVLRGLVYVCGGWDDMKICLSSMEFYNYITDQWTKAGSMKANCTSWVDMTEQSVLHHWNAMTSQIMKLLMLGLYTNRARTMHQLT; encoded by the exons atgtctCATTCGAAACTGCTTCCATCATATGAAGCTTCTGACTTTTTAACGAGCTGGAATGACTTGGATTTATTAGGAAGTGGTGCGTTTGCAGCTGTTCGAAAGTGCTATCACAAAAAGTTTGGGCCTATTGCGGTAAAATGCTTTGGAATTCCCGGTGCTTTGGATGATTTACAAGAATTTATTGAAAA AAATTCGCGAGAGGCAAAAGTTCTCAGTCGAATTCAACATAAAAACATCGTTCAAGTGCATGGCATGCTTCAGTGGTCAAATTTTCTCGGAATTGTTATAGATTTTATGGACGGGGGCAACCTAAAAGATTTACTGCACGAAAGAAAAATACCAAATGGACTTCCATGGCGTTTGAGACTTCGTATAATTTTGGAGATTGTTGATGCGCTTTCTTATCtgcatttttataaaagtagAAAGGCCATCATTCATGGAGATCTAAAACCAGAAAATATATTGCTTTCTTTGGATTTGAGAGTAAAACTTGGTGATTTTGGTTCAGCACATTTTGCAGCTGCTGTTGGAGCATCTCAAATGACGGTCGATATACCAAAGAACAGGCAGCATTCTGTTCTTTACACTGCACCTGAGTTCTTGGATAACGCAAACTTACCTCGACACCCATCTATGGATATATACAG CTTGGCGATTGTGATTTACGAAGTGATGACATGTGTTTCTGCATATGACGGTGCAGCAATCCCACTCGGTACTCTCATTCACCTGATCATTGCAACCGACCAAAGACCAAATGAGCGGGTGTTGACAGCTACAAAAAGTGAATTGCGGTCGAAGGGTGATAAAGACGACTGCTCAATACTGGATATCTTGGAAGATGTTATGAAAAGATGTTGGAAAAAACAACCGGTTGAACGTCCCGCGATTGACACAG TGCAACAGGAtcttaacaaaatttttcaaaccaTTGATGCTCGAAGTATTGTCATGGATGTTGCAAATGTCCTTCAGAGCTTTCCCCCAACTTCAATGCGTGACCATTCTGTGCCTTTAGTCCCTTTGAGCCAATTTACTTTTCCATTTCAAAATAGCCTCCGACCTCCACAGGACAATGAAATTTGCTTGGAAATGGCTGAAA CGGAACCTAAGTTTATTGTGATGATTGGAGGATGGAAAACTCGTGATATGGTTCGGAAATATTGCCCAGAAACTAACACATTTTTCAATCTTCCT AATCTGACTATTGGTCGATGGCACTTGTGTGCTGCATCAGTCAACAACAGAGTCCTGGCCATTGGTGGCAAAACGGAAGGAGATGTACCGACAGACTCTATGGAGTGTTTGAACCTGGATGATGATGAACCGGCCTGGGTGATGAAGTCTCCGATGCATGACAAACGTTATCATGCTGCATCTGCAGTTTTAAGAG GTTTAGTGTATGTTTGTGGTGGTTGGGATGACATGAAGATATGCCTTTCATCCATGGAATTCTACAATTACATCACTGACCAGTGGACCAAAGCGGGAAGCATGAAA GCAAACTGTACATCTTGGGTGGATATGACGGAACAAAGCGTCTTACATCATTGGAATGCCATGACATCACAAATAATGAAGTTGCTTATGTTAGGCCTCTACACGAACAGAGCTCGCACCATGCATCAGCTTACTTGA
- the LOC143448762 gene encoding uncharacterized protein LOC143448762 isoform X1, translating to MSHSKLLPSYEASDFLTSWNDLDLLGSGAFAAVRKCYHKKFGPIAVKCFGIPGALDDLQEFIEKNSREAKVLSRIQHKNIVQVHGMLQWSNFLGIVIDFMDGGNLKDLLHERKIPNGLPWRLRLRIILEIVDALSYLHFYKSRKAIIHGDLKPENILLSLDLRVKLGDFGSAHFAAAVGASQMTVDIPKNRQHSVLYTAPEFLDNANLPRHPSMDIYSLAIVIYEVMTCVSAYDGAAIPLGTLIHLIIATDQRPNERVLTATKSELRSKGDKDDCSILDILEDVMKRCWKKQPVERPAIDTVQQDLNKIFQTIDARSIVMDVANVLQSFPPTSMRDHSVPLVPLSQFTFPFQNSLRPPQDNEICLEMAETEPKFIVMIGGWKTRDMVRKYCPETNTFFNLPNLTIGRWHLCAASVNNRVLAIGGKTEGDVPTDSMECLNLDDDEPAWVMKSPMHDKRYHAASAVLRGLVYVCGGWDDMKICLSSMEFYNYITDQWTKAGSMKVCREGHSVVSTQGKLYILGGYDGTKRLTSLECHDITNNEVAYVRPLHEQSSHHASAYLNGKIYTMGGLDGDLTFLRRVLCYHCASDKWLYDVTSMKENRVSLSSCCIDGKLYAAGGRSYGRSMTTIERYAEAINKWEIVAEMNDEWYRFAMVTV from the exons atgtctCATTCGAAACTGCTTCCATCATATGAAGCTTCTGACTTTTTAACGAGCTGGAATGACTTGGATTTATTAGGAAGTGGTGCGTTTGCAGCTGTTCGAAAGTGCTATCACAAAAAGTTTGGGCCTATTGCGGTAAAATGCTTTGGAATTCCCGGTGCTTTGGATGATTTACAAGAATTTATTGAAAA AAATTCGCGAGAGGCAAAAGTTCTCAGTCGAATTCAACATAAAAACATCGTTCAAGTGCATGGCATGCTTCAGTGGTCAAATTTTCTCGGAATTGTTATAGATTTTATGGACGGGGGCAACCTAAAAGATTTACTGCACGAAAGAAAAATACCAAATGGACTTCCATGGCGTTTGAGACTTCGTATAATTTTGGAGATTGTTGATGCGCTTTCTTATCtgcatttttataaaagtagAAAGGCCATCATTCATGGAGATCTAAAACCAGAAAATATATTGCTTTCTTTGGATTTGAGAGTAAAACTTGGTGATTTTGGTTCAGCACATTTTGCAGCTGCTGTTGGAGCATCTCAAATGACGGTCGATATACCAAAGAACAGGCAGCATTCTGTTCTTTACACTGCACCTGAGTTCTTGGATAACGCAAACTTACCTCGACACCCATCTATGGATATATACAG CTTGGCGATTGTGATTTACGAAGTGATGACATGTGTTTCTGCATATGACGGTGCAGCAATCCCACTCGGTACTCTCATTCACCTGATCATTGCAACCGACCAAAGACCAAATGAGCGGGTGTTGACAGCTACAAAAAGTGAATTGCGGTCGAAGGGTGATAAAGACGACTGCTCAATACTGGATATCTTGGAAGATGTTATGAAAAGATGTTGGAAAAAACAACCGGTTGAACGTCCCGCGATTGACACAG TGCAACAGGAtcttaacaaaatttttcaaaccaTTGATGCTCGAAGTATTGTCATGGATGTTGCAAATGTCCTTCAGAGCTTTCCCCCAACTTCAATGCGTGACCATTCTGTGCCTTTAGTCCCTTTGAGCCAATTTACTTTTCCATTTCAAAATAGCCTCCGACCTCCACAGGACAATGAAATTTGCTTGGAAATGGCTGAAA CGGAACCTAAGTTTATTGTGATGATTGGAGGATGGAAAACTCGTGATATGGTTCGGAAATATTGCCCAGAAACTAACACATTTTTCAATCTTCCT AATCTGACTATTGGTCGATGGCACTTGTGTGCTGCATCAGTCAACAACAGAGTCCTGGCCATTGGTGGCAAAACGGAAGGAGATGTACCGACAGACTCTATGGAGTGTTTGAACCTGGATGATGATGAACCGGCCTGGGTGATGAAGTCTCCGATGCATGACAAACGTTATCATGCTGCATCTGCAGTTTTAAGAG GTTTAGTGTATGTTTGTGGTGGTTGGGATGACATGAAGATATGCCTTTCATCCATGGAATTCTACAATTACATCACTGACCAGTGGACCAAAGCGGGAAGCATGAAAGTATGTCGAGAAGGTCACTCTGTTGTTTCAACACAAG GCAAACTGTACATCTTGGGTGGATATGACGGAACAAAGCGTCTTACATCATTGGAATGCCATGACATCACAAATAATGAAGTTGCTTATGTTAGGCCTCTACACGAACAGAGCTCGCACCATGCATCAGCTTACTTGAATGGCAAAATCTATACAATGG GTGGACTGGATGgtgatttaacttttttgcgACGTGTGCTCTGCTACCATTGTGCAAGTGACAAGTGGTTATATGATGTCACTTCTATGAAGGAAAACAGGGTTTCGCTTTCTAGTTGCTGCATTGATGGAAAGCTATACGCTGCTGGCGG TAGGAGTTATGGTCGTTCAATGACCACCATCGAAAGATACGCGGAAGCCATCAATAAGTGGGAAATAGTTGCTGAAATGAATGATGAATGGTACCGTTTTGCCATGGTTACCGTTTGA